A single Hemiscyllium ocellatum isolate sHemOce1 chromosome 18, sHemOce1.pat.X.cur, whole genome shotgun sequence DNA region contains:
- the LOC132824302 gene encoding uncharacterized oxidoreductase YjmC-like, translating into MARYLVSRSDVHQFIERCTKVVGAQSSHASALADVLVEGDYRGHYSHGLNRLDIYLKDLKTGICAKDGEPLIDKSTVATALVNGNNLIGPVVGNFCMDLAIKKAKDVGIGWVTAYGSNHYGIAGFYSMQALKHGLIGMTCTNTSPVVVPTRATKCTLGTNPISVAAPALNGDSFVLDMATSAVALGKIEVQQRRGEKVPKGWGCNSKGKDTTDPTEILKGGGLLPLGGAETTSGYKGYGLSLMVEVFCGMLSGSQYSKNIRPWKDTNKVANLGQCFVAINPNCFASGFEERMSDLLKIHRTLEQSEPGLSVLTPGDPETLHIRECEHQGGIPYHVNVVDFMNSVAKDLGVNLIPTNHTIDP; encoded by the exons ATGgccag GTACTTGGTGAGTCGCTCGGACGTGCATCAGTTTATTGAACGCTGCACGAAAGTAGTGGGAGCCCAGAGCAGCCATGCCTCAGCATTGGCTGATGTCTTGGTAGAGGGAGATTATCGAGGGCATTACAGCCATGGACTCAACAGGCTTG atatatatttgaaagacCTGAAGACTGGAATCTGTGCCAAGGATGGAGAACCTTTAATTGACAAGTCAACAGTGGCTACAGCACTGGTCAATGGCAATAACCTGATAGGGCCTGTGGTAGGCAATTTTTGCATGGATCTGGCTATTAAAAAAGCCAAAGATGTGGGAATCGGATGGGTGACAGCTTATG GATCTAATCACTATGGCATTGCAGGATTTTATTCAATGCAAGCACTAAAACACGGTTTAATT GGAATGACTTGCACTAATACCTCTCCAGTAGTAGTGCCAACCAGAGCAACCAAG TGCACTCTGGGCACCAATCCTATTAGTGTTGCTGCTCCAGCCCTGAATGGTGACAGCTTTGTGCTGGACATGGCTACATCAGCGGTGGCCCTAGGAAAG ATAGAAGTGCAGCAAAGACGTGGAGAGAAGGTTCCAAAAGGATGGGGCTGCAATTCCAAAGGCAAAGATACCACTGATCCAACAGAGATTCTGAAGGGTGGAGGGCTACTGCCTCTGGGAGGAGCTGAGACCACAA GTGGTTATAAAGGATACGGACTGAGTCTGATGGTGGAAGTATTCTGTGGCATGCTGTCAGGATCTCAATACAGTAAAAACATTCGTCCCTGGAAGGATACCAACAAGGTTGCCAATCTG GGACAATGTTTCGTTGCCATAAATCCAAATTGCTTTGCTTCAGGTTTTGAGGAAAGAATGTCAGACTTACTTAAGATACACAGAACACTGGAACAA AGTGAACCTGGCCTTTCTGTCCTGACCCCTGGAGACCCAGAAACCCTACACATCAGAGAATGTGAACATCAAGGTGGCATTCCCTATCACGTCAATGTTGTCGATTTCATG AACTCTGTTGCAAAGGATCTTGGAGTTAATCTGATCCCAACCAATCATACAATCGATCCCTGA